The Merismopedia glauca CCAP 1448/3 sequence GGACGATTTTTTGTCCTTGAATGGTTTGACGCGATCGCAATTTACTCTCTAATTTAACTGTTCTGCCCCCAGTTTGCTGCACTCCAGAAATGGTGGTCACAGTTTCAGCAACCAGACCATTGCGAGAGCGATCCCAAGATACTAATTCGGTTTTATACTTCAATCCAGGGTATTTTTCCCACAAATTTGTCAAACCATCTTGTAATTTCTGGCGATTTAAACCATCAGAATTAGTAAAAGTGGGACTGTAAAACTGGATCGACTGTTCGACTTCTTGACGATTCGCTACCGTATCGATTTGGGTCAGAATATTTTTTAGTTCTGCTGGTGCTGTTTGTGGGGTTCTAGCTTGGGCAGAATTAATGGAAGTTAGATTGAAAGCGATCGCCAGCAGATAGGATACGGAAGCTAAACCCACTAGTTTGGGGAGGTTGTAGGTAGCTGAAGTATGTCTGGGTTGTGAAATCATAGAGTCACTAGATAGTAATATTTGGAGGAGTTGATTCTCGATCTTAACTAACTGTTGAAATAGCTGGTAGATCTGCAACTGCTATTTATGGCGTTGCTGAATCAAGGTATGAACTAGGTTGACACCCCAAATGGGAAGAGTGAGAGATCGAGGTGACAGAAAACCCAATCAACAATCAACAATCAACAATTCATACTTCAAATCAGCAATGCCCTATTTATATATTGAATGGATAAACCACAGTGTCTCAAACAAAGAAACGATTATTAATTGCAGCTAGCGGAACTGGAGGACATTTATTTCCCGCTTTAGCCCTAGCCAAAGAACTTCAAGATTATCACATTGAATGGTTAGGAGTTCCGAACCGCCTAGAAACCCAGCTAGTACCGACTGAGTATAAGTTGCATCAGATAGCTGTCACAGGATTTCAAGAAAAATTTGGCTTGGGAACTATTAAAATAGCTTTGAGACTGGTGCGATCAATTTGGCAAGTTCGGCAAATCTTACAAAAAGGTCAGTTTGATGGAGTTTTTACCACGGGTGGCTACATTGCTAGTCCAGCTATTTTAGCCGCAAAATCCTTGGGTTTACCTAGCATTTTGCACGAAGCTAACGCCATTCCTGGCAAAGTAACTCGTTTTTTAGGGAATTTCTGTAGCATTATTGCTGTAGGATTTGAACCAGCCGCAAAGCATCTATCTCGCTACAAAACCCTTTATGTCGGTACTCCGGTTCGCCCTGAGTTTCTCTCACCTCAAAAATTAGACTTACCGATTCCAGACAACGTACCTCTAATTGTTGTCGCTGGCGGTTCCCAGGGGGCTGTAGCCGTGAATCAATTAGTTCGCCAGTGTGCAGCAGCCTGGTTTGAAGCAGGGGCGTGGATCGTCCATTTAACAGGAGAAAATGACCCCGATGCCAATAGCTTACAGCATCCTCAATATTTAGTGATGCCGTTTTATCAGGATATGGCAGCTTTGTGGCAAAGAGCAAATCTAGCCATTAGTCGCGCTGGGGGTGGAACGTTGTCAGAATTAGCTGTGACTAAAACCCCAGCAATTTTGATTCCCTATCCTTTTGCAGCCGAAGATCACCAAACCTATAATGCTAAGGTATTTGTCGATGCTGGGGCGGCTTTAGTCTTTCAGCAACAGGAATTGAGCCATCAAATTTTGGAAAAGGA is a genomic window containing:
- the murG gene encoding undecaprenyldiphospho-muramoylpentapeptide beta-N-acetylglucosaminyltransferase; amino-acid sequence: MSQTKKRLLIAASGTGGHLFPALALAKELQDYHIEWLGVPNRLETQLVPTEYKLHQIAVTGFQEKFGLGTIKIALRLVRSIWQVRQILQKGQFDGVFTTGGYIASPAILAAKSLGLPSILHEANAIPGKVTRFLGNFCSIIAVGFEPAAKHLSRYKTLYVGTPVRPEFLSPQKLDLPIPDNVPLIVVAGGSQGAVAVNQLVRQCAAAWFEAGAWIVHLTGENDPDANSLQHPQYLVMPFYQDMAALWQRANLAISRAGGGTLSELAVTKTPAILIPYPFAAEDHQTYNAKVFVDAGAALVFQQQELSHQILEKEGLKLLNSPENLQEMAKSAADVAFPNSTQLIADLVRKTLI